TGTCCTTGCGTTTTGATCCAATTTATGAAAAGATCTCGCGTAAATTTTACGAAGATCAAGACGCATTTGCCGATGCATTCGCTCGCGCCTGGTTTAAATTGACGCACCGTGATTTGGGACCACGAGAGCGTTATTTAGGTGCCGAAGTTCCTGCTGAGGAATTATTGTGGCAAGATCCTATTCCTGCTGTCGATCATGCTTTGGTCGATGCTAATGATATTAACATGTTGAAATCTACCCTATTGAGCGCAGGGCTCAGCACTGCAGAGCTCGTAACGACCGCTTGGGCTTCAGCTTCTACTTTTCGTGGGTCTGACAAGAGAGGTGGTGCAAACGGTGCGCGGATACGGTTGGCTCCGCAGCGTTATTGGCAAGTCAATAATCCAACACAATTGCAAAAAGTTCTTACTGCGCTTGAGCAAATTCAACAGGACTTTAATGGAAAGCAACAGGGCGGAAAGAAGATTTCCTTGGCAGACTTAATTGTCTTAGGTGGTGTTGCTGCGATAGAGCAGGCCGCTCGTGCAGCTGGACATGCTGTCAACGTACCGTTCCATCCGGGGCGTATGGATGCATCACAGGAACAGACGGATGTAGAATCCATGGGCTATCTTGAGCCAATTGCGGATGGATTTAGAAATTACCGTAAAGGTGCTTACACCGTGTCTACGGAATCATTATTGATCGACAAAGCACAATCACTTACGCTATCTGTTCCGGAATTAACGGTATTGATCGGCGGACTTCGTGTTCTTCAGGCAAATTTTGATGGTTCTGCATTAGGAGTGATGACAGATAGGCCAGGCCAATTGACGAATGATTTTTTTGTCAATCTATTGGATATGGGAACAGCTTGGAAAGCAATCTCTCCGGACCGGGAAGTTTTTGAAGGATCAGATCGTAAATCTAGTGTTAAAAAATGGGAAGCCGGACGTGCAGATCTTGTTTTTGGTTCCAACGCTGAACTGAGAGCTGTTGCTGAAATATATGGCAGTGCCGATGCAAAAGATAAATTCGTACAAGATTTTGTGAAGGCATGGACTAAAGTGATGGAGTTAGACCGTTTTGATCTGCATCGCTAATTGTTAAGAATATCAGTTTTTCAAGAAGCCAGGTCCGACGCGAACCTGGCTTCTTGTTATTTTAGATTTATCCAGATAACCCTGAAATTAACCTTTTGCTCCGGCGCTAAGATTGGCTCAGATTTTTTATGATGTACCTGACCAATATTTATCGCTATGGTCTACGACATGGACCAATTTATTTAATGAGAATAGCAGCCAAAAAAGAACCAATTTTTGCCTCTAATATCATTTTAATCTCACTTTAACCAAATTTTAATTTAATATATGAAGAATTATGGAATTTTCTTTGGGTGTTTCCTATTTTGTGAAATAAAATTCAAGATTTGTGCTACTTTTTCTTCTTTGATCGGTAGTAACTTTGTAATGGTTTCAAAGGAATCTTTGATACATTGTTAGGTTAAAGCTATGTGGAAGCACTTTATTTTTCTGTTTGCAGCACTGTTGTTATCATTTAAGAATTTAAATGCAAACAGTCGTGTACTGAAAAGTGAAAGTGTCGAATCCCAGTTTTTATCTGCAAAAAATCCTTCCAACAATGCGGACCATACACACATCGTCCATTTTCATAAAGATCATAGTCAATTTTGTTCGCTTTACCCATCGCTTCAATCCATTGTTGCGGAATTGGACGCCGAAGTGGCACAAGATTGGTTGATGGAGCGTTGGTTGGTTACGGTTGATTTGCTATGGCATGAACTACTGCCATCCCCAAAACAGAAAGATTATCGGTATGAACATACCCTTGATCTAGAGCATATACCCATCGCTCGATTTTTGCTGTTTGAGCAAATCAAAATTCCATGCTAAAGCATACGCTTTTCTTTACATCATACAGGCAAAGAGAACTGTCATTTCTTTTCTAAATTTATTTATTTCTTAAAATATACCAATGCACGAGCTAAGTATAGTAAAGGATATTTTTGATACGTTGACCTCGTATTATGAGGCTAGGGTAGATGATATTCAAAAAATTCAGGTCACAGCAGGATTGTTATCCAACGTCCAGCCTGTATTGATCCAAAATGCATTTGATGCTTTTATTGCTGAAAATACGCAATACCAAGATATGGAAATGGAAGTCGTTGTAAACGATATCATTGCATATTGTGAACATTGTCAGAAAAATTTTCCGGTTCATTTTCATCGATTTGTATGTGATTGCGGACAGGCTTCTAGTACAATTGTTCAAGGGAATGAACTCTATATATCAAAAGTAATTTTTAAACAAGACTAATATCGTTTATCATGTCAGACAATACTTCAAATCCTAAAAGTTTAGGTAACCGTGTAGGTTCGGTTCAATGTGAAAATACAACGCTACATTTATTAAAAGCAAATGATTTTGTCGCAAAAGCCATCCGCGATAGACTGAAAGACGTTTGTGTGATCAATGTATGTTCTTCTCCGGGTTCGGGTAAAACTACCTTGATGCAAGAAACGGGAAAACGTTTGGCCAAAGATCTGAATATTGCTGTTTTGGTGGGTGATCCGGAAACCGAACGTGATGCGGTTCGTATGCGTGAGGTAGGCATTAATGCATTGCAGATTGTCACTGGTGGAATGTGTCATATTGAGGCACAAATGATCTTACAAGCCCTGGATCATATCGATATCGAAGGAATAGACCTGTTGTTTATTGAGAACGTCGGGAATTTATTGTGTCCATCAGCGTTTGATTTGGGTGAAGATTACCGCGTGACCTTATTGGCGACCACAGAAGGGGACGATAAACCGAAAAAATACCCACGTATGTTTTTAACAAGCGAATTGATGTTGGTTTCCAAAGCTGATTTATTGCCATATGTACCTTTCTCGGTAGATGCGGTAACGAAAGATGCGCGCGAGGTGAACCCCAATTTGGAAGTTATTACAATCAGTACATTAAATGGTGACGGTCTTGATACCTGGTGTGATTGGTTGAAAGAAAGAGTTCAGGCGAAAAAAGATCAATATAAGGCGCTTGAAGTAAAATAACGGCCAATTGATAAAAAGAGTGGTATAGCAATGATCCGCGCTTCATTGTTATACTGTATATGTTGACATGTTATTTGTGTTTAGAGGAAATAGATTTGACGGAGAACGAAACTGTGTCAGTGCCGTTAACGAAATGAAGAAGATAGGTTTACAATATGAATGAGCTACCTGTACCAATAGATAAAATTGTAGCAAAGCATGAGTTTGCTCTTAGTGAAGTCGATCAAGTGTATCTTGAATGGTATGAAGTCCACAAAAGGCGCCTAACACGCAATACAACGGGCGGAAAGACAATCTTTATGCAATTGGAGCAAGGTGCGGAATGGCGTCATGGCGATGCTTTATTTCATCAGGAAACGCTACAGGCGATCCTGGTTGTCAAGCCTACGTTGACCATAAGATTCAATCCAATAGATTTGGTGCAGCTTGCAGATTTTGGTTATTTTATTGGAAATAGACATCTGCCCATATTCAACGTAACAGATGCCCAATCACTTCGTCTTCCTTACGATGGACGGCTCTATGAGCAGGTCCTGGCAAAGTATGGAACCTCGATTCAATTGGAGGAAGCCTTACTGTTATCCGAGAATTTGATTCGACTGCAGGCGAGAAATAAAAAGAAAGCAGATTTAAGCGGAACAGATGAACATGTTGATCCGCGTAAGCAAATCCTAAAAAATAAGTAGATGAAAGTGAATCGTATTATACCTGTATTGCTTTTGGCATGTTTGTGTTTGGTGAGCGCCTGCCAAAATCGGCAAGCAGGTGCGGTCAGCAATCAAGTGAAAGCTGTCGACAGCCGTGGAAAAGAAGTGGTATTAGCGCATACGGCACAACGTGTGGTTGTATTATTTCCGTCCCTTGTTGATGAAGTCTACATGTTGGGTGCTGAAAATAGCCTTGTTGGTATTCCTGAACAGGTTTATCAGGTCGAAGATACCTATAAGTTTTTATCCAAATTGGATGATAGGATCGCAAAAAAAACACTGGCGACACCTACTTTCGCAGGCCAGGCAAATAATGTGGAAAGCATAGTGAGCTTAAACCCTGACCTTGTTTTGACATTCAATACCGATCAGGATAATATTTCCCAACTAGAAGATCTTGGAATTCCAGTGTTCACTTTTTCTTCGCAGGATGAAAAAAGTATTTTTAATGAACTGACAGGGATGGGAGCATTACTCGGAAAGAAAGCGCGAGCGGAAGAAATTGTTCAGTTTGTTTCGGCGGAGATCAAAAAAATGACTGCTCCCAAGGATCAAATACAGAAGAAGGTTTATTACGCTTGGTCTAAAGGTCGGGTACTTTCGACATCCGGTCGTGGTAGTTTGATTGATATGGCGATCCGCCTTTCGGGCGCAGCTAACGCCTGTCCGTTGGAAATGGAAGCCCCAAATGTCGGCGCAGAGACAATTTATAAATGGAATCCGGACCTCATTATTCTTTGGAATTCTACATTGGCAGACGTCTATAACTTAAAGGAACTCGCGGCCTTACCTGCAGTGCGAAATAAACAGGTATTTGTGATGTCACCGTCGTTTCCATTCGACCCACATACCGTCAAATTTATGCTTTTTGCCAAACAGATAAGGCATTGGTGTTTTTCGGATTATACGAAACAGCAACTTGACCAGGATATGGCTATCGCTTTTGAAAAACTTTACGGTAAAGCAGGATTACTTCAATGATGCATCAATTAAAAAAGCTGTTATTGCTCGTTGTTCTGCCATTGTTGGTTTTATTGTTTTCCCTATTGGTGGGCTCAAGCCAGAACATTGGTTTTGTTGAGCTCTGCCAACGCATTGGATCGGAAGTGGGGGGATATTTAGGTCACCCTACTGCGGTATTGAAGGATAATATGGATACGATATTGTGGCAGGTACGTTTACCACGGATTCTGCTGACCTTTATGGTCGGAGCTGCTCTAGCGTCTTCTGGCGGAATCTTGCAGGCCATTTTTAGGAATCCAATCGTTGATCCCTTTACATTGGGTATTTCTTCGGGATCTGCTTTTGGGGCTGCATTGGCTATGTTGTTTCCGCTATTGCCGGTCAATATATCCGCATTTTTGTTTGGTGTATGTGCTGTGGGGTTGACTTATTTTGTTTCAAATGCTGGTTTTAAAACCTCGATTATTGGGATGGTATTGGCAGGAATGGTTATTTCCGGAGTATTTACAGCCATGTTAACCTTGTTGCAATACATCAGTGATCCCTATAAATTACAAGCTATTGTACAATGGACAATGGGGAATCTGCATACGGCCTCCTGGTCGAAAGTACAGCATGCTTTTCTGCCGATAACAATAGGATTGGCTATCCTGATCCTGTTTCGTTGGAAGCTGAATCTTTTAGCCTTGGGCGATCAAGAAGCAATTGCTGTTGGCGTCAATCCGAAAATATTGAAGCTGGGATTTATTGCTGTAGCTACACTAATTACAGCATCAGCCGTTGCAGCTGTAGGGGTAATAAGTCTATTTGGATTAATTGTTCCACACATCAGCCGGATGATCTTTGGCCCCAATAACAATATTGTTGTGTGGGCAAATATCAGTATTGGTGGTACTTTTCTTCTACTGATCGATGATTTTTCTAGGGCGGTCATGCCATTTGAAATTCCGATCGGTGTATTTACAATGATTATTGGCGCTCCCTTGTTTATTTACCTGATGCGTCGTAATGAAATCAACTGGAATTCATGAGTAATTCGATTCATATCAACAACCTTTCTTTTGCCTACGGTAAGGATATCATTTTAAATGATGTAACCATGTCATTCCCAAAAGGAAAGCTTTCTGTTATTCTCGGTCGGAATGGAAGTGGTAAATCTACGCTGTTCAATATTATTGCAGGGCTGGAAAAAAAATATGATGGATCGGTTCTTATTAATGAAACGGAGCGTCGCAATTGGAAGGTTGGTCGGGCTAATTCATTGAAATTGGGTTTTCTGAACCAGTTCCATCAGACCACATTTCCTTTTAGCGTTGTTGATGTTATTCTGACGGGACGGGCTTCATTTTCTCGTTTTTCACCAAGTAAAGAAGACTTCGAGGCAGTAGAACAGATCTTGGATAAATTTAACCTCACACACTTAAAGGACAAACCCTATACGTCGTTGTCTGGAGGGGAGCGACAATTGGTGTTACTATGTCGGGTATTGGTACAGCAACCTGATTTATTATTGCTTGATGAGCCTACGAATCATTTGGATCTGAAATATCAGATTGCGGTTCTGCAGACCGCCAAAGAGCTGGTCAAGGAGGGGACAACCGTGTTATGTGTAATGCACGACCCTAACATGGCGTTTCTTTTTGGTGATCAGTTTTATCTGATGAAAGACAATAGGCTCGTGGACCTCCATGGTCTGGATCGGGAACAAGTAAGAAATTTATTGGAACAGACCTATCAACTTCCTTTGATTAGTTTGGAAAATCAAAAGAAATGGATGTTTGTTCCGATGCTGAGTGGTGCTGCGGCATTTGAACCCATTGAGGGGGCAGAACATGGTCCAGCAACCGTCACTGAGCTGAATACACCCTGATGAAGTGTGGAGTAAGCGCCTTTGTAAAAACATCATGGTTTGTAGGTGAAATGCCCAGTTTACGGGGCGATTATTTTAAAATAGCGATAACACTATGAATATATTTAAAGACAGTGGTCATATATTGATTGAAAATAAACGGATGAGTAAGGGATCTCTTCCCGCTCAACCTCAGTTGAAAAATATAACCATATCTCGTGTTGAAGAGGAGGATATTGATGTCGTATTACCTTATGTCATTGAATTTCGGAAACAGTTGTTTCCGATGTTGGATTCCAATAAGCTTCCTAAGGATCTACTCGCATTTTCAGCAGTGTATCTTGAGGCTGAAGCTGCTGAATTCTTGCAGGCAAAAGATCATCGGGGTAATTTGATCGGCGTGGTTGGTATGTCGGCTTATGACTACCGTTTTCCGCATTTGGATATAGACAGAAGGAAAACGGTGGAAGTTGCCCGGCTTTTTGTGGATCCGAGTTACCGTAGGTCAGGTTTAGGAACAGCCTTGTTCAAAAGTTTGGTCGCTGTAGCTAAGGAGAAAAGTATAGAAAGGCTTTATTTACATACGCACCCATTCTTGACAGGAGCCTATGAGTTTTGGGGAAAACAAGGCTTTCAATTAAAGGACTATTGTAATGAATCGAATTTTCCAACGATACACATGGAATTATTCGTTGATCGTATTGCTTAAACCCAATTTGGGTAATCCAAAAAAAAGAAAAATTATTCTAATGAACAACATGATGAAAGCGCTAGCTTTCGCTTTATTGACAAGCGCTTCCGTACCGGGAGCCGTATATGCACAACAAGGTGTAGCATTATTTGGAAAAATTCAGGATGAAAACGGTGATCCCATCGCTGGGGTTACACTGACCTTAGTCGATGGACAACAACAGACAAGTTCTAATGCTCAGGGCGAATTTAGTTTTACCGGAATAATTTCCTTTCCTGTACAGTTACGTGCAGATGCAATTGGGTATAAGCCTGTATTGCTGGATTTGAACGCCGCTAGCTGGAATGCAAAAAAAGGAGTTCGATTACTGATGGTGGCCGGTGATAATACCTTGGATGAGGTATTGGTAACAGGTAGACGCAACAATTCTTATCTGACAAACGACATGGAGTTGGGCGGAAAATTTGCTGGAAAATTAAAAGATCTTCCACAATCTGTTGCTGTTTTAAGTAAGGAATTTATAGAGGATAAGCAGGCATTCACCACAGGGGCATTGGTTCAGGATTTGGCTGGTGTGACCGAAGCATCTTCCTATGATGATGTTGTCATTCGTGGCTTTAAAAGCGGTTATGAAACGGGTGTACGGCTTGTCAATGGCTTACGCTCGGGGTATGGTTATGGTAACAGTTATTATAATTCTCCCTTAACAATCAATCTTGAAAATATCGAGGTTTTGAAAGGGCCAGGAGCATCTTTGTTTGGAGATATCGTACCGGGTGGTACAATTAATATGACGACCAAGAAGCCTTTGGAAGATTTTAGAGGGAATGTGAATTTTTCAGGTGGTAGTTTTGAAACGATGCGAACAACTGTGGATCTCGGTGGACCTCTGGACAGTGCCAAACGTATTTTATATCGTTTTAATGCGGGTTACGAAGATACAAAGACTTTCCGCGATGTAAATCGCCAGAAACGAATCATGGTGGCTCCTTCGTTCACCTTTAAACCAGCTGAGGGCACGGTGGTGGATATTGATATGGTGTATAATCAGTTCAACGGTTATCTTGATCGGGGAATGGGTATTAAGGAAAATAACTTTTATGCTTTGCCAAGATCATTTACGTTGAGCCAGCCTTCCGATTTTTATAATTCCAAGACTTTTTCGTTAAGCGGCCGCTTGTCTCAGCGTCTGGCAGAACATGTTAGTTTGAATCTGAGCTACATGAAATCCATCTATCAGGAGGATGTCAACGAACATCGGACAATGAACACCTTTGCTGATGCGCCACATAA
The DNA window shown above is from Sphingobacterium thalpophilum and carries:
- a CDS encoding iron ABC transporter permease, with the translated sequence MMHQLKKLLLLVVLPLLVLLFSLLVGSSQNIGFVELCQRIGSEVGGYLGHPTAVLKDNMDTILWQVRLPRILLTFMVGAALASSGGILQAIFRNPIVDPFTLGISSGSAFGAALAMLFPLLPVNISAFLFGVCAVGLTYFVSNAGFKTSIIGMVLAGMVISGVFTAMLTLLQYISDPYKLQAIVQWTMGNLHTASWSKVQHAFLPITIGLAILILFRWKLNLLALGDQEAIAVGVNPKILKLGFIAVATLITASAVAAVGVISLFGLIVPHISRMIFGPNNNIVVWANISIGGTFLLLIDDFSRAVMPFEIPIGVFTMIIGAPLFIYLMRRNEINWNS
- a CDS encoding TonB-dependent receptor codes for the protein MNRIFQRYTWNYSLIVLLKPNLGNPKKRKIILMNNMMKALAFALLTSASVPGAVYAQQGVALFGKIQDENGDPIAGVTLTLVDGQQQTSSNAQGEFSFTGIISFPVQLRADAIGYKPVLLDLNAASWNAKKGVRLLMVAGDNTLDEVLVTGRRNNSYLTNDMELGGKFAGKLKDLPQSVAVLSKEFIEDKQAFTTGALVQDLAGVTEASSYDDVVIRGFKSGYETGVRLVNGLRSGYGYGNSYYNSPLTINLENIEVLKGPGASLFGDIVPGGTINMTTKKPLEDFRGNVNFSGGSFETMRTTVDLGGPLDSAKRILYRFNAGYEDTKTFRDVNRQKRIMVAPSFTFKPAEGTVVDIDMVYNQFNGYLDRGMGIKENNFYALPRSFTLSQPSDFYNSKTFSLSGRLSQRLAEHVSLNLSYMKSIYQEDVNEHRTMNTFADAPHNTIMNMRFFDRHGRDYTDNVVGYVKWDLLGDRVDQHFVAGVDFAQYRGDKENQLREARQQTVDGKVVPLTFDLNNPTYTTHDLTNYVWRTGVAYPFLSPYKTTGKYIQDQISIDERLKLIVGLRHEHYSSETLDGQNRFHATQNALLPRFGVTYGINKQISYFASYSQGFVPVGANFIQNYKDYGADKPFDAERSFQVETGMKAVFFKEQLQVDLSLFRIERRNMLIATGAINDSGLPEYRQSGKALSQGVELDVRGQLTREFQIMANYTYSDTEVKSSSVPSEIGQSLPGAPKNMASAWLKYVFSASTLKGLGFGAGVYYVDRKRMDNSIGKDSEGNALWGQWPSYTTVNAAAYYRIGAMKMALNLNNVFDKYYFLGGFDYTRAFAGAPRNVMVSVGYSF
- a CDS encoding ABC transporter substrate-binding protein, with the protein product MKVNRIIPVLLLACLCLVSACQNRQAGAVSNQVKAVDSRGKEVVLAHTAQRVVVLFPSLVDEVYMLGAENSLVGIPEQVYQVEDTYKFLSKLDDRIAKKTLATPTFAGQANNVESIVSLNPDLVLTFNTDQDNISQLEDLGIPVFTFSSQDEKSIFNELTGMGALLGKKARAEEIVQFVSAEIKKMTAPKDQIQKKVYYAWSKGRVLSTSGRGSLIDMAIRLSGAANACPLEMEAPNVGAETIYKWNPDLIILWNSTLADVYNLKELAALPAVRNKQVFVMSPSFPFDPHTVKFMLFAKQIRHWCFSDYTKQQLDQDMAIAFEKLYGKAGLLQ
- a CDS encoding ABC transporter ATP-binding protein; the encoded protein is MSNSIHINNLSFAYGKDIILNDVTMSFPKGKLSVILGRNGSGKSTLFNIIAGLEKKYDGSVLINETERRNWKVGRANSLKLGFLNQFHQTTFPFSVVDVILTGRASFSRFSPSKEDFEAVEQILDKFNLTHLKDKPYTSLSGGERQLVLLCRVLVQQPDLLLLDEPTNHLDLKYQIAVLQTAKELVKEGTTVLCVMHDPNMAFLFGDQFYLMKDNRLVDLHGLDREQVRNLLEQTYQLPLISLENQKKWMFVPMLSGAAAFEPIEGAEHGPATVTELNTP
- a CDS encoding GNAT family N-acetyltransferase produces the protein MNIFKDSGHILIENKRMSKGSLPAQPQLKNITISRVEEEDIDVVLPYVIEFRKQLFPMLDSNKLPKDLLAFSAVYLEAEAAEFLQAKDHRGNLIGVVGMSAYDYRFPHLDIDRRKTVEVARLFVDPSYRRSGLGTALFKSLVAVAKEKSIERLYLHTHPFLTGAYEFWGKQGFQLKDYCNESNFPTIHMELFVDRIA
- the hypB gene encoding hydrogenase nickel incorporation protein HypB — encoded protein: MSDNTSNPKSLGNRVGSVQCENTTLHLLKANDFVAKAIRDRLKDVCVINVCSSPGSGKTTLMQETGKRLAKDLNIAVLVGDPETERDAVRMREVGINALQIVTGGMCHIEAQMILQALDHIDIEGIDLLFIENVGNLLCPSAFDLGEDYRVTLLATTEGDDKPKKYPRMFLTSELMLVSKADLLPYVPFSVDAVTKDAREVNPNLEVITISTLNGDGLDTWCDWLKERVQAKKDQYKALEVK
- a CDS encoding hydrogenase maturation nickel metallochaperone HypA — protein: MHELSIVKDIFDTLTSYYEARVDDIQKIQVTAGLLSNVQPVLIQNAFDAFIAENTQYQDMEMEVVVNDIIAYCEHCQKNFPVHFHRFVCDCGQASSTIVQGNELYISKVIFKQD